One Brachybacterium kimchii genomic window carries:
- a CDS encoding extracellular solute-binding protein — translation MSSRFDPTRRALLAAGGAGAAALLAACSNEGRGGIPVKYANAPVKLPEHVPYQGVSPDLPGDPKTGLMDGYFEYPSSPTVATSGVPGDGDVIGSLVRTDSPVPPGVSRNAFWQALNERLGSDLKMNIVPAPDWDQKFATVVAGDSLPELFVVAGGMQELPKFLEATAADLTPHLSGSAVKDYPFLANIPTDTWQQSAYNGKIMGIPVPRGIMSSSILYKRTDLLKEKGITEDPASFDEFLALCKELTTPRSNVWALGAAPLDAVRQMLGIPNTWSEKGGRLTRSLEAEQQKEALEATRKMVEAGVVSPDAFSSQATDRKNWFVAGRNYFMMDTLSAWPNFEQIQSVGDSFRMDALRTPGFHGDPGMACAWLGNPTYGISSIRKDAGDRIPTLLRVLDFLAAPFGTEEYLFRNYGVEGVDYDLKGSDPVATNRGVTETPLGFRYLADSPWPVYVPGKKSSTQSWHDAQKIVVGYGVADPTLGLYSETDTRIGGSITGRIDDLTNDILQGRKPVSAWDDGVAAWKKAGGNRIRDELEQARADKESS, via the coding sequence ATGTCCTCACGATTCGACCCCACCCGCCGCGCGCTCCTCGCCGCAGGCGGTGCGGGCGCCGCCGCGCTGCTCGCCGCCTGCAGCAACGAGGGCCGGGGCGGCATCCCGGTGAAGTACGCGAACGCGCCCGTGAAGCTGCCGGAGCACGTCCCCTACCAGGGGGTCTCGCCGGACCTGCCCGGCGATCCGAAGACCGGGCTCATGGACGGGTACTTCGAGTACCCGTCGTCCCCCACCGTCGCCACGTCCGGCGTCCCGGGAGACGGAGATGTCATCGGCTCCCTCGTGCGCACGGACTCCCCCGTCCCTCCCGGCGTCTCGCGGAACGCGTTCTGGCAGGCGCTGAACGAGCGTCTCGGCTCCGACCTGAAGATGAACATCGTGCCGGCGCCGGACTGGGACCAGAAGTTCGCCACCGTCGTCGCCGGCGATTCCCTCCCCGAGCTGTTCGTCGTCGCGGGCGGGATGCAGGAGCTCCCGAAGTTCCTCGAGGCCACCGCCGCCGATCTCACGCCGCACCTCTCGGGGTCCGCGGTGAAGGACTACCCCTTCCTCGCCAACATCCCGACGGACACGTGGCAGCAGAGCGCGTACAACGGCAAGATCATGGGGATCCCGGTCCCCCGGGGGATCATGAGCTCCTCGATCCTCTACAAGAGGACGGATCTGCTCAAGGAGAAGGGCATCACGGAGGACCCCGCCTCCTTCGACGAGTTCCTCGCCCTGTGCAAGGAGCTCACGACGCCGCGGTCCAACGTGTGGGCCCTGGGGGCCGCACCCCTCGACGCGGTGCGTCAGATGCTCGGGATCCCCAACACCTGGTCGGAGAAGGGCGGGCGGCTGACACGCAGCCTCGAGGCCGAGCAGCAGAAGGAGGCGCTCGAGGCGACCCGGAAGATGGTCGAGGCAGGCGTCGTCAGCCCCGATGCGTTCTCCTCCCAGGCGACCGACCGCAAGAACTGGTTCGTCGCGGGCCGCAACTACTTCATGATGGACACCCTCTCCGCCTGGCCGAACTTCGAACAGATCCAGTCCGTCGGCGACAGCTTCAGGATGGACGCCCTGCGCACGCCGGGATTCCACGGCGACCCCGGGATGGCATGCGCCTGGCTCGGCAACCCGACCTACGGCATCTCGAGCATCCGCAAGGATGCCGGAGATCGGATCCCGACCCTGTTGAGGGTGCTGGACTTCCTGGCGGCTCCTTTCGGCACGGAGGAGTACCTGTTCCGCAACTACGGGGTCGAGGGCGTCGACTACGACCTGAAGGGCTCGGATCCGGTGGCGACCAACCGGGGCGTCACCGAGACGCCGCTGGGATTCCGCTACCTCGCGGACTCTCCGTGGCCCGTCTACGTCCCGGGCAAGAAGAGCTCCACGCAGAGCTGGCACGACGCGCAGAAGATCGTCGTCGGGTACGGCGTCGCGGACCCCACCCTCGGGCTCTACTCGGAGACCGACACCCGGATCGGCGGCAGCATCACGGGACGCATCGACGACCTCACCAACGACATCCTCCAGGGCCGCAAGCCGGTGTCCGCATGGGACGACGGGGTGGCCGCGTGGAAGAAGGCTGGCGGGAACCGGATCCGCGACGAGCTCGAACAGGCGCGGGCGGACAAGGAGTCCTCATGA
- a CDS encoding arylsulfatase, translating to MTSTTQPEGPARGPNIILILADDMGFSDIGCFGGEIRTPHLDRLGAEGTRMTSFYNTARCSPSRASLLTGLHPHQTGIGILTGSTLPAGYPGDLDPRCATIADMLGDAGYRTSCVGKWHLAGNVREPGPAWPTRRGFERHHGPLGGATSYFDPVTMVEDEEPIETFDPDFSLTEHLGERAEAEVRDAAKDPRPFFLYLAFTAPHWPLHARPEQVAACRGMYDDGWDVARARRLERMGELGVLESATELTERDEDVPAWEETAHHAWQARRMEVYAAQVGAMDAAIGRVLDALEATQQSEDTMVLFLSDNGGCAEEIAPGWADEMDPVPYNVPVRTAAGERVRKGNDPSVVPGPPATFASYGRAWANVSNTPFREYKHWVHEGGIATPLLARWPRGGVAAGWDRTPAQLTDIVPTLLEAAGIGAADRTSHPESPPLEGSSLLAGWKGEKSTEEPHPLFFEHEGNAAVRWGRWKAVRAFGSDWELYDLRVDRTERHDLSAEFPERVESLVGAWRGWADRCGVRDRTSILDQQQRGRGHGAGRGPGAGRGRGRGLIQDVRSAWTVRETQV from the coding sequence ATGACGTCGACGACGCAGCCCGAGGGTCCTGCACGAGGACCCAACATCATCCTGATCCTCGCCGACGACATGGGGTTCTCCGACATCGGCTGCTTCGGCGGGGAGATCCGCACACCTCATCTGGACCGCCTCGGGGCCGAGGGGACCAGGATGACCAGCTTCTACAACACGGCACGGTGCTCGCCGTCGCGCGCGTCGCTGCTCACCGGCCTGCATCCCCATCAGACCGGGATCGGGATCCTCACCGGGAGCACGCTCCCCGCCGGGTATCCAGGAGACCTGGACCCGCGCTGCGCGACCATCGCGGACATGCTCGGCGACGCCGGCTACAGGACGTCCTGCGTCGGCAAATGGCATCTCGCCGGGAATGTGCGGGAACCGGGCCCCGCATGGCCGACGCGTCGCGGGTTCGAGAGGCATCACGGGCCGCTCGGAGGTGCCACCAGCTATTTCGATCCCGTGACGATGGTCGAGGATGAGGAGCCGATCGAGACCTTCGACCCGGACTTCTCGCTCACCGAGCATCTCGGCGAGCGTGCCGAGGCCGAGGTCCGCGACGCAGCGAAGGATCCTCGGCCCTTCTTCCTGTATCTGGCGTTCACCGCGCCGCACTGGCCCCTGCATGCGCGTCCCGAGCAGGTCGCCGCGTGCCGCGGGATGTACGACGACGGCTGGGACGTCGCACGCGCCCGACGCCTCGAGCGCATGGGCGAGCTCGGCGTCCTCGAGTCGGCCACGGAGCTGACCGAGCGGGACGAGGACGTGCCGGCCTGGGAGGAGACCGCCCACCACGCCTGGCAGGCGCGGCGGATGGAGGTGTATGCCGCCCAGGTCGGTGCGATGGACGCCGCCATCGGCAGGGTCCTCGACGCTCTGGAGGCCACGCAGCAGTCGGAGGACACGATGGTCCTGTTCCTCTCGGACAACGGAGGATGCGCCGAGGAGATCGCCCCCGGATGGGCCGACGAGATGGATCCCGTCCCGTACAACGTGCCCGTGCGCACCGCGGCCGGGGAGAGGGTGCGCAAGGGGAACGATCCCTCCGTCGTCCCCGGTCCGCCCGCGACGTTCGCCAGCTACGGTCGCGCGTGGGCGAACGTGTCGAACACTCCGTTCCGCGAGTACAAGCACTGGGTCCATGAAGGGGGCATCGCGACGCCGCTGCTCGCCCGATGGCCGCGCGGGGGTGTCGCCGCCGGCTGGGACCGCACCCCGGCCCAACTGACCGACATCGTCCCCACGCTGCTCGAGGCGGCGGGCATCGGCGCAGCGGATCGGACCTCGCATCCCGAGAGCCCGCCGCTGGAGGGCTCGTCCCTGCTCGCGGGATGGAAGGGCGAGAAGAGCACGGAGGAGCCCCACCCCCTGTTCTTCGAGCACGAGGGGAACGCCGCCGTCCGCTGGGGCCGATGGAAGGCGGTACGCGCTTTCGGCAGCGACTGGGAGCTCTACGACCTCCGGGTTGACCGCACCGAGCGCCACGACCTCTCCGCGGAGTTCCCGGAGCGTGTCGAGTCGCTGGTCGGCGCGTGGCGCGGATGGGCGGACCGATGCGGTGTGCGCGATCGGACCAGCATCCTCGATCAGCAGCAGCGCGGACGGGGTCACGGGGCTGGTCGCGGCCCGGGGGCCGGCCGCGGCCGCGGCCGCGGGCTGATCCAGGACGTGCGGTCCGCGTGGACCGTGCGGGAGACGCAGGTCTGA
- a CDS encoding carbohydrate ABC transporter permease: MTSMSRTTEPEAAGAAPAAARTVPRRRRPSLWIYVFLAPTVVLFGMYTVWPSVSSLVYSTLEWRGLGLERSFTGLENYRRLLTDPLFWKSLWITLLIIVVTVPLRVGAGLLLALVLNNPRLPLAGLLRTAFFVPVVATTAIVGIVMGFVLDPSAGPINEVLSIFGAGPVDFLGSSRTSLWAVMGVHVWKWLGVTLIYWLAALQTVPRELLEAAETDGAGPAARLRHVTLPLLRPFAVIIVVLTIIETMQIFDLVVTMTGGGPFFSTLATEVYIYDTAFGAARPDLGYASAIGVAFGVLTVLLMVVLTLVMRLAQRRQEQR, from the coding sequence ATGACTTCGATGTCACGGACTACTGAGCCGGAAGCCGCGGGAGCGGCTCCCGCCGCCGCGCGCACGGTCCCGAGGCGGCGCAGGCCCTCCCTCTGGATCTACGTGTTCCTCGCGCCGACGGTGGTGCTCTTCGGGATGTACACGGTGTGGCCGAGCGTCTCGAGCCTGGTGTACTCGACGCTCGAGTGGCGCGGACTGGGCCTCGAGCGCTCCTTCACCGGTCTCGAGAACTATCGGCGCCTGCTGACGGATCCGCTGTTCTGGAAGTCCCTGTGGATCACCCTGCTGATCATCGTGGTGACGGTGCCCCTGAGGGTGGGAGCGGGGCTCCTCCTCGCACTCGTGCTCAACAATCCTCGGCTGCCGCTCGCGGGTCTTCTGCGCACCGCGTTCTTCGTGCCGGTCGTCGCGACCACGGCGATCGTCGGCATCGTCATGGGTTTCGTGCTGGACCCGTCGGCGGGCCCGATCAACGAGGTGCTCTCGATCTTCGGCGCCGGTCCTGTCGATTTCCTCGGCAGTTCGCGGACCTCCCTGTGGGCGGTCATGGGCGTGCACGTCTGGAAGTGGTTGGGCGTCACGCTGATCTACTGGCTCGCCGCCCTGCAGACCGTTCCGCGAGAGCTCCTCGAAGCCGCCGAGACCGACGGAGCGGGGCCCGCAGCGCGGCTTCGTCACGTGACCCTGCCGCTGCTGCGTCCCTTCGCGGTGATCATCGTGGTCCTCACCATCATCGAGACGATGCAGATCTTCGACCTGGTGGTCACGATGACGGGCGGCGGCCCGTTCTTCTCCACCCTGGCCACCGAGGTCTACATCTACGACACGGCGTTCGGCGCGGCCAGACCGGATCTGGGCTACGCATCGGCCATCGGGGTCGCCTTCGGCGTCCTGACGGTCCTGCTGATGGTGGTGCTCACGCTCGTGATGCGACTGGCACAGCGACGACAGGAGCAGAGATGA
- a CDS encoding carbohydrate ABC transporter permease has protein sequence MTTAQTREPSRDLAARREPGRSHGRPISDPRTRGRGKRRIGRWAQTLVLGGLGLLWIYPLLWVLAASFKDSLDIFSGGLGLLPDSWHPENYLRAWRDANFSGYMLNTVLITAGSIVLVVVRCAMAGYVIARFRFLGRRAVLAVLVATMFIPTGLFVVPVVELSDLLGLLNTRTGLVLAIAGGGNVAAVLLYVGFFSRVPKELEEAAVMDGAGFLRVFFRIMLPLSGPVTATVVVLTFLSSWNNFFLPLVFTFSTPQNRTLAVGMMAFQGTNSTDWAGLAAAASISLVPIVLLFLLLQRYFVEGIAGAVKN, from the coding sequence ATGACCACCGCTCAGACACGGGAGCCCTCGCGGGACCTGGCCGCCCGTCGAGAGCCAGGACGCAGCCACGGCCGACCGATATCGGATCCGAGAACCCGCGGCCGCGGGAAGCGGCGTATCGGGAGATGGGCGCAGACCCTCGTCCTGGGAGGTCTGGGCCTGCTGTGGATCTACCCACTGCTGTGGGTGCTGGCGGCCTCGTTCAAGGATTCTCTCGACATCTTCTCGGGCGGCCTGGGGCTGCTTCCCGACTCCTGGCACCCGGAGAACTACCTGCGCGCATGGCGCGATGCGAACTTCTCCGGGTACATGCTCAACACGGTGCTGATCACCGCCGGCAGCATCGTGCTGGTCGTGGTGCGGTGCGCGATGGCGGGCTACGTGATCGCACGCTTCAGGTTCCTGGGGCGCAGGGCCGTCCTCGCGGTGCTGGTGGCGACCATGTTCATCCCCACCGGACTGTTCGTGGTGCCGGTCGTGGAGCTCAGCGACCTGCTCGGACTGCTGAACACGCGGACCGGCCTGGTGCTCGCGATCGCGGGCGGCGGGAACGTCGCCGCGGTGCTGCTGTACGTCGGCTTCTTCTCGCGGGTCCCGAAGGAGCTCGAGGAGGCGGCGGTGATGGACGGGGCCGGCTTCCTGCGCGTCTTCTTCCGGATCATGCTGCCGCTGTCGGGCCCGGTGACGGCCACGGTGGTGGTGCTGACGTTCCTCTCGAGCTGGAACAACTTCTTCCTGCCGCTGGTGTTCACCTTCAGCACGCCCCAGAACCGCACGCTCGCCGTCGGCATGATGGCTTTCCAGGGGACCAATTCCACGGACTGGGCGGGGCTGGCTGCCGCCGCGTCGATCTCCCTCGTGCCGATCGTGCTGCTGTTCCTGCTCCTGCAGCGCTATTTCGTCGAAGGGATCGCCGGTGCCGTGAAGAACTGA
- a CDS encoding sulfatase-like hydrolase/transferase, whose product MPRPNILFLCTDQQRYDALGAAGNEHIRTPHLDRLAAQGARFTNCYTQSPICAPSRGSLMTGRYPRHHSLWANGVDMDPGEQLFTKTLADEGYDCGLAGKLHLGSAFDGRIEPRLDDGLRVFRWAHDPYLRSAGNEYHHWLRRTHPELYESAVVKRERSIDSLPQEAHYSHWVAEETIEFLGHSRQKDRPFCFISNFFDPHHGFEAPQRFRDLYDASALPAPVTIEDELATKPPIYTQESAKSYAGHMPGFDDYTPEDLQEIKAQYFAMVSLVDEEVGRILDALEREGLADDTLVIFTSDHGEMLGDHRMLLKGPMMFDCSVKVPLLMRWPGQVPEGMVADELVEWIDLTRTVLSAAGSTGLPRAQGRDLAGLWSGDAEPFDDRDWVLSEYRDGCWAYDPPVQTTMVRRGTWKIVVHHGRPSTDRERTGELYDLAADPDELHNLWDETAARETRAEMQAFLVDVLVATEDRSRERLAPF is encoded by the coding sequence ATGCCCCGTCCCAACATCCTGTTCCTGTGCACCGACCAGCAGCGCTACGACGCGCTCGGCGCCGCGGGCAACGAGCACATCCGCACCCCGCACCTCGATCGTCTGGCGGCGCAGGGCGCGCGGTTCACGAACTGCTACACGCAGTCGCCGATCTGCGCGCCCTCCCGCGGGAGCCTGATGACGGGCCGGTACCCGCGCCATCACAGCCTGTGGGCGAACGGCGTGGACATGGACCCCGGCGAGCAGCTGTTCACCAAGACCCTCGCGGACGAAGGCTACGACTGCGGCCTCGCAGGGAAGCTGCATCTCGGATCGGCCTTCGACGGCAGGATCGAGCCGCGTCTGGACGACGGCCTGCGCGTGTTCCGCTGGGCGCACGACCCGTATCTGCGCTCGGCCGGGAACGAGTACCACCACTGGCTGCGGCGCACGCACCCCGAGCTGTACGAGAGCGCCGTCGTGAAGCGCGAGAGGTCCATCGACTCCCTGCCGCAGGAGGCGCACTATTCGCACTGGGTCGCCGAGGAGACCATCGAGTTCCTCGGTCACTCGCGGCAGAAGGATCGTCCCTTCTGCTTCATCTCGAACTTCTTCGACCCCCATCACGGGTTCGAGGCGCCCCAGCGCTTCCGGGACCTCTACGACGCGTCGGCCCTGCCCGCGCCCGTCACGATCGAGGACGAGCTCGCGACCAAGCCGCCCATCTATACCCAGGAGTCCGCGAAGTCCTACGCCGGGCACATGCCGGGGTTCGACGACTACACTCCCGAGGACCTCCAGGAGATCAAGGCCCAGTACTTCGCGATGGTCTCCCTCGTCGACGAGGAGGTGGGGCGGATCCTCGACGCCCTCGAGCGCGAAGGGCTCGCGGACGACACCCTGGTGATCTTCACGAGCGACCACGGGGAGATGCTGGGCGACCATCGCATGCTGCTCAAGGGGCCGATGATGTTCGACTGCTCGGTGAAGGTCCCGCTGCTCATGCGCTGGCCCGGGCAGGTCCCCGAAGGCATGGTCGCCGACGAGCTCGTCGAGTGGATCGACCTCACCCGCACGGTGCTCTCGGCCGCGGGATCGACCGGGCTGCCGCGGGCGCAGGGGCGCGACCTCGCAGGGCTGTGGTCGGGCGACGCCGAGCCGTTCGATGATCGCGACTGGGTGCTCTCGGAGTACCGCGACGGCTGCTGGGCCTACGACCCGCCCGTGCAGACCACGATGGTCCGACGGGGCACATGGAAGATCGTCGTGCACCACGGGCGCCCCTCGACCGACCGGGAACGCACCGGGGAGCTCTACGACCTGGCCGCGGATCCGGACGAGCTGCACAACCTGTGGGACGAGACGGCTGCACGGGAGACGCGGGCGGAGATGCAGGCGTTCCTGGTGGACGTGCTGGTGGCGACGGAGGATCGGTCGCGGGAGCGGCTGGCGCCCTTCTGA
- a CDS encoding LacI family DNA-binding transcriptional regulator: MTTESDSRTDRSARRAVSMMDVAAHAGVSQKTVSRVVNGEPHVRPEVRERVQCAIDALEFRPNAAARSLVTRRTRRIGVVALGTSFHGPTSALAALESVARAGHYSLSVHRTDSTSRTEIQAAVDTLLSEGVEGIVLSEPMHLDGAPLRIRGDVAVLTLGARGLTSRPDELVVGTDEEDGGRVAAEHLVTLGHETVHHLAGPEGWISSQLRREGWESVLRHRGLRVPEPATGDWSPRSGYEAMQRLLDSDDPPTAVFVANDQMAVGAIAAIQAAGLHVPEDVSIVGFDDIDVAEFLATPLTTLRQQFTLAAHDGMNQLIRAIDGGVRTSPAHLVPITFVERATTAPPRPSQAPDHR, from the coding sequence GTGACGACAGAGTCCGACAGCCGGACCGACCGCTCCGCGCGGCGCGCCGTCTCGATGATGGACGTCGCCGCCCACGCCGGTGTCTCCCAGAAGACGGTCTCCCGGGTCGTGAACGGCGAGCCTCACGTGCGCCCGGAGGTCCGCGAGCGGGTGCAGTGCGCGATCGACGCGCTGGAGTTCCGCCCGAACGCCGCCGCGCGCTCGCTGGTCACCCGGCGCACCCGGCGCATCGGCGTCGTCGCACTCGGAACCTCGTTCCACGGCCCCACCTCGGCACTCGCGGCCCTCGAGTCCGTGGCCCGCGCGGGTCACTATTCGCTGAGCGTCCACCGCACCGACTCGACCTCGCGCACGGAGATCCAGGCCGCAGTCGACACACTGCTCAGCGAGGGCGTTGAAGGCATCGTGCTCTCCGAGCCGATGCACCTCGACGGCGCTCCCCTGCGGATCCGGGGGGACGTCGCCGTGCTCACCCTGGGCGCTCGCGGGCTCACCTCCCGCCCCGACGAGCTCGTGGTGGGCACGGACGAGGAGGACGGCGGTCGCGTCGCCGCCGAGCACCTCGTGACCCTCGGCCACGAGACCGTCCACCACCTCGCCGGCCCCGAGGGCTGGATCTCCAGTCAGCTGCGCCGCGAGGGCTGGGAGTCGGTCCTTCGGCACCGGGGTCTCCGTGTGCCCGAGCCCGCCACCGGCGACTGGTCGCCCCGCAGCGGGTACGAGGCGATGCAGCGCCTGCTCGACAGCGATGATCCGCCGACAGCTGTCTTCGTCGCGAACGACCAGATGGCCGTCGGTGCGATCGCCGCGATCCAGGCAGCCGGGCTGCACGTCCCCGAGGACGTGAGCATCGTCGGCTTCGACGACATCGACGTCGCCGAGTTCCTCGCAACCCCTCTGACCACCCTGCGCCAGCAGTTCACCCTCGCCGCCCATGACGGCATGAACCAGCTCATCCGCGCCATCGACGGCGGCGTCCGGACCAGCCCCGCGCACCTCGTGCCGATCACCTTCGTCGAACGCGCCACCACGGCGCCTCCGCGCCCGTCACAGGCTCCCGACCACAGGTAG
- a CDS encoding ABC transporter permease, with protein MAVTDMQSPPTTASPPPARRPRPSLLRRILRDRTVLLLALPGMVLLIGFQYFPLLGNVIAFQDFQPYLGTDESLWNGLDNFRILVTGDPAFLNALRNTLVLTLIQSVMIFPVPIVLALMVNSLMSEKLRQGVMSVLYLPHFLSWVIVVAVFQQMLGGSGMVNNLLRSNGLPTFDVIGNADLFKVLLTSQVIWKDTGWAAILFIAVLAGIDKSLYEAAAVDGASRFQQTLNVTLPGLRPIVILLFILQLGNSLSVGFEQIILQQQAVGIDASEVLDTYVFNEGIAGGQWGTAAAVGLVKSVIGLILVLAANKIAHAMGEEGVYRA; from the coding sequence ATGGCCGTCACCGACATGCAGTCACCACCGACAACCGCCTCGCCGCCGCCGGCGAGGCGCCCACGACCCTCGCTGCTGCGGCGCATCCTGCGCGACCGCACCGTGCTGCTGCTGGCGCTGCCGGGCATGGTCCTGCTGATCGGGTTCCAGTACTTCCCGCTGCTGGGGAACGTCATCGCCTTCCAGGACTTCCAGCCCTACCTGGGGACCGACGAGAGCCTGTGGAACGGCCTGGACAACTTCCGCATCCTCGTCACCGGCGACCCGGCGTTCCTCAACGCGCTGCGGAACACGCTGGTCCTGACCCTGATCCAGTCGGTGATGATCTTCCCGGTGCCGATCGTGCTGGCGCTGATGGTCAACAGCCTGATGTCCGAGAAGCTCCGCCAGGGCGTCATGTCGGTGCTGTACCTGCCGCACTTCCTGTCCTGGGTGATCGTGGTCGCGGTGTTCCAGCAGATGCTGGGCGGCTCCGGCATGGTCAACAACCTGCTCCGCTCCAACGGCCTGCCCACCTTCGACGTGATCGGCAACGCCGACCTGTTCAAGGTGCTGCTGACCTCTCAGGTCATCTGGAAGGACACCGGCTGGGCGGCGATCCTGTTCATCGCCGTGCTCGCAGGGATCGACAAGTCGCTGTACGAAGCGGCGGCCGTCGACGGCGCCTCGCGCTTCCAGCAGACTCTCAACGTCACTCTGCCGGGCCTGCGCCCCATCGTGATCCTGCTGTTCATCCTCCAGCTGGGCAACTCCCTCAGCGTCGGCTTCGAGCAGATCATCCTGCAGCAGCAGGCCGTCGGGATCGACGCCAGCGAGGTGCTCGACACCTACGTGTTCAACGAAGGCATCGCCGGCGGCCAATGGGGAACCGCGGCCGCCGTCGGCCTGGTCAAGAGCGTGATCGGACTGATCCTCGTCCTCGCCGCGAACAAGATCGCCCATGCCATGGGCGAGGAAGGGGTCTACAGGGCATGA
- a CDS encoding carbohydrate ABC transporter permease, with protein sequence MSTTTQNPQGTAPGASGPELSTAADARRRRANLNAAGPVEKSTKTIVLVIACALVIVPFIGIVATSIAPADQVTNSGGFVLFPREIDLTAYRSILSGGVVSRALLVSIGITAVGTFLSLLITAMLAWALSRRGTVANRPMLLLVLFSLLFSPGLIPTYLAVRQFGLIDTYWSLIIPTVVSGFNVIVVRSFFVSLPDEILDAAKVDGASEWQIFRRIGIPLSRAALAVIGLFYGVNYWNAFFNALLYINDAAKWPLQMVLRTYVVNGAQMGTSELGTAVEAAPPQETIQMAILVISIVPILIVYPFLQRHFSKGVLTGAVKG encoded by the coding sequence ATGAGCACCACGACCCAGAACCCTCAGGGCACCGCCCCCGGCGCGTCCGGGCCGGAGCTGTCCACCGCAGCCGATGCCCGCCGGCGGCGGGCGAACCTCAACGCCGCCGGGCCCGTCGAGAAGTCGACGAAGACGATCGTCCTGGTCATCGCCTGCGCACTGGTGATCGTCCCGTTCATCGGCATCGTCGCGACCTCCATCGCCCCCGCGGATCAGGTCACGAACTCCGGCGGGTTCGTGCTGTTCCCGCGCGAGATCGACCTGACCGCCTACCGCTCGATCCTCTCGGGCGGAGTGGTCTCCCGAGCCCTGCTGGTCTCGATCGGCATCACCGCGGTCGGCACGTTCCTCAGCCTGCTGATCACCGCGATGCTCGCCTGGGCCCTCTCCCGCCGCGGCACCGTCGCGAACCGCCCGATGCTGCTGCTCGTGCTGTTCAGCCTGCTGTTCTCCCCCGGCCTGATCCCGACCTACCTGGCCGTGCGCCAGTTCGGTCTGATCGACACCTACTGGTCGCTGATCATCCCGACGGTGGTCAGCGGGTTCAACGTGATCGTGGTGCGGAGCTTCTTCGTCAGCCTGCCCGACGAGATCCTCGACGCCGCGAAGGTCGACGGCGCCAGCGAATGGCAGATCTTCCGCCGCATCGGAATCCCGCTCTCCCGGGCCGCACTGGCCGTGATCGGGCTGTTCTACGGCGTGAACTACTGGAACGCGTTCTTCAACGCGCTGCTCTACATCAACGACGCCGCGAAGTGGCCGCTGCAGATGGTGCTGCGCACCTACGTCGTCAACGGCGCGCAGATGGGCACCTCCGAGCTCGGCACCGCCGTGGAGGCGGCCCCGCCGCAGGAGACCATCCAGATGGCCATCCTCGTCATCTCCATCGTGCCGATCCTCATCGTCTACCCGTTCCTGCAGCGGCACTTCTCCAAGGGCGTGCTGACGGGCGCGGTGAAAGGCTGA